GCTCGGCGATCTCGTCGATGGTCTCGGCCAGTTCGTCGTATTGCTTTTCGAAGAGCACGTGCAGCGCACCGAAATGAGCGCCGGTGACATTCCAGTGGAAATTGCGGGTCTTGACGTAGAGCACATGCTCATCGGCCAGCAAGACGGCCAGGGCATCGACTACGGATTCACGGGCTTTGGACGAGAGACCGGTGTTTGTTTTCATGAAGTAGTGAGTAGCGAGTAGCGGGTAGTGAGCAAGTTGCCGAACCAAAAAGTAGCAGACTTGGACCGAGAACTGAGTCGGCGTTAAACACAAAGACGCAAAGGCGCTAAGTTTCGATCTGCCGAAATTTGACCGAGCCGTGACAGTGATTGCGGCTGAAAGAACAAACGCGAAGAGGTCGATCCAAGGTTCGATCACCCTGAATTGTCTCTAACACTTGCTCCGAACTTAGCCCCTTCGCGTCTTTGCGATTCAAGATTGAATCCGCAGCGGCTCCAGGTCCGGGTCGGTTTTACTTAAAGCGACAAACTCCTCCTCCAGCCCGCAAGCCGTATCCAGAAACACCCGCGCATCGTCGAGGTGGCCGAGCTGGGCCTCGTAGCAGGCGAGGTTGAAGTGGAAGACTGCTTCCGTCGGATGTTGCCCCACCCCGCGCATGAGGATTTCACGCGCCTCGGTGAGTCCCTTATGCCGCCGCGCGGCATAGGCCCACTGGATCCAGTGCCCGGGCACATTGGGTTCGCGCTCGCACAACACCGCCCCGATCGCCGCCGCCGGCTTCCAGTCCGCCCGCTCGACATGCACCGCCAGCGACAAAATCAAAACCGAAGTCTCTTTGCGCTGAGCCGCCTCGATTTCCTTCAACGCCGCCGCTGCATCGTCCTTCATGCCGAGCGCCAGATACCCCTCGGCATAACTCAACTGGCGTTTCGTATGCGTGGTAAGATCCATTCGCCCTACCCTCGCGAACTCAAACTTAAGAGACAAGGACACGCTGCGCCGGCGCAGGCCAAACCTTGCCCTGATCATTGCACCTTCGCGTCTTTACTATTCAATTCCGGACATGAAATCCGTCCGCGCTTCCTCCGTGCGACCAAAGGCTGTGAAGGCCGAGCATCCGTTGCAGTGGCTGGCGGATCCCGTGAGTGGCGAGCCGACGTTTGTCTTCAAAGCGTGGTTTGGCGGGCGCTCGATCATGTTGCACGGCATGCATACGCTTTTCCTGACGACGCAGGGCGAGCCGTGGCAGGGCGTGTTGGTGTGCACGTTTCACGAACACCACGAGAGCCTGCTCGCAGAGTTTCCATCGCTGGTGAAACACCCAGTGCTGGGCAAGTGGCTCTACCTGCCGGAGACCAGCGAGACCTTTGAGCGCGATGCGAAGAAGCTGGTTCAACTGGCCCGGGCGCGCGACCCGCGCATCGGCATCCTGCCCTCCCCGCGGAAAAAGAAGGCCGTGAAGAAAGTGCGGTTTGGTGACGCGCTGTAGGCGCGTTGCGCGTGCACAAAGTAGTGAGTTGCGGTAGTGGGTAGCGAGTAGTCGGAATTCGATCTTGAAACGCAAAGACGCGAAGGCGCTAAGCGGGGCGTTCCAAGGTTCGATCCGCCTAAACCTCCCCTATTCGCAACTTTGCGCCTCGGCGCGCCTTATGGTCAAAAATCGACTTGGTTATACGGCAATTAAGACGATTTCGTGAATTGCCACCGGTTGGCCTAAGCTCATCGTCGGCTTTGGAATTACCTATTTTTCCAGCCACTTACCCAAGTCCACCGATACCCCATAACGGTTCGCCGCCAGGCATCTTTTCCGCATGCATTCCCCCCGCCCCTTGAGTCGTGTTGTCTACGTCGTAGCTACGCTTGCCCTGCTCGCCGGCGTTCTGTCGGTCCGGCACCGCGGGCGTTCTGCAACTGAGTTACCGCACACTACGTCCGCAGCGAAGGAAATTATTGCAGCCAATTTACCCATAACACCGGCGGCTCCGATGGAGATACGCCAGGAAGCCGCCCCTACCCTCCGCGACCAACCGGCGTCGTTGCGCACGGAAGACCCGAAGGCCAGCCGTGATCGCTGGGCCAAAAGATTGGACGCCATCCGCATCGTGGAGACCCATGAGTTCCCGGCGGATGAAAACGGCATCGTCCGGCAAATCACCTGGTTTGAAACCGCGCTCAAACAACCGCTGGTGCGACTAGAGCAACGTTGGGGTCGGAGCGACGCAACCGACGGCCCGGGGATGAAACTCTTGAGCGAAGAAGCCGTGTCGGCGGGCCATTTGCTCGTGGGGCTGGATCAAGGCGTGACTACCGAAGCGGCCATCAGAGGTCTGAGCGAAGCCGGTTTCACCGTTTCACCCGTGGCCCAAACGCCGAATCTTCTCTCAGTCGAAGTGCCTAATCCGACACAGGCGGAGTCCTTCGATGCCACGCTGGTCGCCCTGCGTCGTTCCCCCTATCACGTGGTTTATGCCGAGGCCGATCCGCTTATCTTGATAGATGCGGTGCCTTCCGATCCGAAATACGGGTCCCAATGGAATCTGACTTCCTCGGGTGAAGATGCGGACGCCTCCCTGAATGCCGAGGCCGGCTGGCAGGTAAGAACCGATGCCTCCAATGTAGTCGTAGCCGTGACCGATACCGGAACGCGCACGACTCATGAAGATCTCGCCGCCAACCTGTGGATCAATCTCGGTGAAACCCCCGGAAACAATATCGACGACGACAACAATGGGGTGATCGACGACATTAACGGATTCAATGCCATCACCACATCCGGCAATATATCCGACGACAACGGTCATGGCACGCATGTGGCCGGCATCATCGGTGCCCGGGGAAACAATAACCTCGGCATCACCGGTGTCGCCTGGAACGTGCGCCTGCTGACGTGCAAATTCCTCAACAACCGCGGTGTCGGCACGACTTCGGACGCCGTCGCGGCAATCCACTACGCACGTCTTCATGGCGCAGACATTATCAATGCCAGCTGGAGCATGGGGTCGCGCAGCCTCGCGCTTGAAGAGGCCATCCGCCAGGCGGGAGCAGCCGGCATCGTTTTCGTGGCGGCGGCGGGCAACCAAGCGACCGATATCGATGCGGCCCCGCGTTATCCGGCCGCATCCGATCTACCCAATATCGTGGCCATCGGCGCGACGGATCGTAACCGCGCGCTGACCGCCTTCTCCAACTACGGACGTGACCGCGTCCACCTCGCCGCACCCGGCGAAGGTATCCTCTCCAGTTACAACCAGAGCGACAACCAATACGTGCTTCTCAGCGGCACCTCCATGGCCGCACCCCAAGCGGCCGGTGCCCTGGCTCTGCTCAAGGCGATGCACCCATCCGAGGATGGCTTGCAACTCATCCAACGACTACTGGCCGGCACGCGCCTTGCCCCGGCTCTCTCGGGTCTGGTGCAGACCGGAGGCATCCTGCATTTGCCCACGCTGCTGGCCACCGAGTCCGCCGCGACACCTCATGACCTGTGTGAAAGCCCGTATCTATTCACCGGATACCAAGGCGTCTGGAGCGGATCAACCGCCCATGCCGGCCGCTCGCCGAGTGATCCCGCCGGCCTCACCGGCACCCGCACGCTCTGGTTTTCGTGGACCGCGCCGGTCTCCGGACACGCCGAATGGCAGGTGAATGCCACCGACGAGGCGACCTTCGCCACAATCTACCGTCTCGACGGGACGACTCTGTCGTCGTTGCAAACAGACTCCGGCTCCACGCAGAAAATACGTGTATGGGTGGATGCCGGCCGCACCTATCTCCTCGGTGTCGGCACGACGAGTGCCGACGGTCACGCGGTCACCGTCAACCTCGCCCTGCCCCCCGCCAACGACTTGATCGCCGCGGCAGCTCTCTTGACCGGTGAAAGTTTCTCCGCGACCGGCAACAATCGCGGCGCCACTCGGGAAAGCGGAGAACCCCGCCATGCCCGCGTGGGCGCAGGCCGCAGCGTGTGGTGGAGCTGGACCGCTCCGCGCACCACCCGCCAGGTGATCACGACGCTGGACTCGTCCTTTGACACGGTGCTGGCGGTCTATCGTCAGGGCAACGACGGCGCGTTGATCGAGGTATCCTCCAACGATGACTCAGGGTATAATCTTCTCACCAGCCGCGTGGCCTTTGATGCCACCGAAGGAGTGCGATATCTCATCGCCGTGGACTCATGGGGTGGCGATTCCGCATCGGGCGCAATCCGGCTCGGGGGTTACGGACTGGGCAACATCCTCATCCTGAATGGTCCGAGATCACAGTCAGTGCAGCTCGGTTCCTCCATCTCGTTACAGGTGCGCTTCCTTTCCACGATCGATACAACCGTGCACTGGTTCAAGGATGCCCAGCCCATCGGAGGCGGGCGCGACGGCACCCTGGTCATTGGCAATGTCGGGGCGAACGACCTCGGCAGTTATCACGCCGTGCTCTCCAATGCCGATGAATCGGTCACCTCGGAGGCCGCCCTGCTCACCGAACGCATTTCCGCACCCTTCATCACGTGGTCCACGGGCAACCTGAACGAGGTCGTCGGCAACCCGATCACGTTGCGCGTCGTCGCCCAAGGCTCCCAGCCATGGACCCTGCAATGGTTGAAAGATGGCCAACCCATCGACGGCGCGACATCGGAAAGCCTCTTCTTTGGCTCGCTCGCCGCGGGCGACGCAGGGCAATACGAAGTCGTTATTACCAACGCCTCCGGGGTGACCCGCTCCACGGCCTTTAAAGTCACCGTCGCGAACTCGCCGTTCACCGCCTGGAACTGGGTAACCGCACCCGACCAAGGCTGGCCGATCCAGGACATCCGCTACCTTGATACGACCTACCACGCGATCGCCAGCGCCGGTGGCTCCACCAAAGTCCTTCGGTCCACCGACGGTGTAAACTGGCAGGCGCAAATGCTGCCGCCCGCCTTCGATGGCTACCAAATCGACCGGGGCAACAATACGCTCATCATCGCGGGTCGCGACCACACGACGTCGGGTAACGGCAGCATCTACCGCTCCACCGACGGCGGTGAAACCTGGTCGTTGAGCGGACTGCCCTTCCGAGGCAACGTGACTTCGCTGCAATTTGGCGGCGGATACTTTGTCGCTTTGAACAATTACGACGGCACATTGCGCCGCTCCACCAACGGGACGTCATGGCAGGCTCCGGTCACACCGCCCGCCAACGGGATGAACCAGCTGACATTCCAAGGCGGCACTTTCTTCACTTACAACAGCAGCAACAGCACGCTCTACCGCTCCACCGACGGCGGAGCTTGGAGTGCTTATGCAGCAGGCGGCGCCATCCGCGGCATCCTGCACAACGCGGGAGTCTTTCACCTCTGGACCGCCACCACCTACCTCCAATCAAGCGACGGCATCACTTGGACTCTAATCGGCTCAAGCGCCAGCCCGGACACCCCGTTGCTCATCCATGACGGGACCCGCATCATCAGCGCCAGCTCGTCGCAGCTGTCCCTGCGCTTCTCTGATACAGGCATCAGCTGGGCCACCCAAACCATCCTCAACACGGGCGCATCCACGACCATCAAAAAACTGCTGCGCGGTGGTGGACGCACGCTCGCCGGCTGTGCCAACGGAATGATCCTTTCGTCGCCGGATTCAACGCTCCTGGAAAACACGTTCTCCCCGTTCGCCTGGACGGGCGGAGCCTCCAGTCGTGTCGAATTCTGCGAAGACGAGTTCATCCTGACGAGCCGCAGCAACACCACTCCCCACGTCGCCCTGTCCTCCGATGGCCAGACTTGGAAAAAATATGTCATCCCTGATCAGACTGATCTCGCCGGCAGCCGGATTTGGAAAGCGGGCGGTTATTATTGGGCCAACTCCCGCGGCGCTCTTTCGACAAACACCTTCTGGCGCGGCCGTTCGCCCCTCGATCTCAAACGCGTGGCGGGCACTCCTTCCGACTCGCTTAGCAGCATCCTGTTTAAAGACGGGCGTTTCTTCGCCGTAGCCGGCACCCAGTTGATCACTTCGACTAACGAAGGCCTGACTTGGTCGTCTATCAACCCCGGCTTCAGCCTGCCTTCCGGCACGCAACTGTATCGAGCCGGCAGCCGCTGGTTTCTAATCGGATACAATACGCTGGCCTCATCGACCGACGGCTTCTCGTGGAGCCTTGCGTCCAGGCCCAACACCAACTCCCACGACTTCCTCGGCTTTGCGGAAAACAACGGGAAGTTCTATGTGGTCACAGGCAGCTATAACCAGATCTGGGAATCCACCGACGGCATCAACTGGACCATCAACCCGCTCACCTTCAGCACGAGCGGCTTTGGGGGCATCTATGCGCATCGCGGAACCCTGCTGCTCCTGCCCTACCCGAATGTCACCGGTGAACAATTCCTCGCCACCACCGACCTCACCACGTGGCAGACGATCAACACCGGCATAAGCGCCGGCTCCTTCGCCACCGGAAGAGGCATCATGGTGGGAGTGAGCCCCACGCCACACATCGTTTACAACGGGCAGACTCCTTCCCGCGCTCCCGTGTGCCGCCTGCTATCGCCGCTGCCTGATGTTCAGTTCACCGTTAACAATCTGGTCGAACTCAGCGTAAACGCCTCCGCGCCCGATGGAACCTTTGACCGGGTCGAACTCTATGTGGACGACCTGCTGGTTGCGACCTCGACCACCCCGGGTGTTTTCCGCTACGGCTTTTCGGCCACCGAGAACCGCTCCTACAGCTTCCACGCTCGCGCCTACAACACCGATGGCCTCGTCACCACCGATTCGACGCGCGCCACCGCCAAGTCCCCCATGGCCGCACCGCTGTTCGTCACCAGCGATACGCTTACCAGCAGCAATGTGTTCAGTGATGATGACGCCTATTACGCCGTTTCCGGCACTTCGCTTTATCGATCGATCGACGGCATCCACTGGGAATTCCACTCCATCACCACGAGCCTGAGTTCGATCAACGAGTTCAGTTTGGACGATAACTACACGCGACTGCACTACACGAACGGAACTGGAATGGTGGTCTCCCGTGACGGCCTCGACTGGATCAGCATCACAACGAACTCGCCCGTGCAATACCGCTCCGGCGTTTACTTCCGCTATACCAGTTCCGGAGGCAGCGGGACGGGCAGCGTCTCCTTATCCTCCAATGGCAGCGCATGGGTGACCACGCCGGCACGCGCCCAGACGTATTTCACAACAGTCCTCATGGGCGATGGTCCTCGTTATCTGGGCTGGAGCTCGACCATCCACCCCTATGTTCGTCGCTCCGACGACGGAATCAACTGGGTCAACATGATCGACCTTCCCCGTCCCGCGGCCGGCATCGAGGCGTTGGGACGTTTCATCCTGCGTTATCTGGACAACAAGGTCCGCACCTCGTCCGATGGCGGTGTCACCTGGACCACGTCTGATCTCGGTGTCACTGTGGACAAGCTCCTCCCGGTGGGAGACGTCGTGTTCGCGGTTTACGGTTCTTCGATTAAAAAAATCTCCACCGACGGCATCGTCTGGCAAACCCATCAGGTCCCCGATCTCTCGGCCAACGTAGCCTATGGAGACGGGCTCTATGTCAGCGTCGGTTCAAACAACGCCCGGGTGTCTACCGACGGCGTTAACTGGACCACGCACACGCCTCCGTGGGCGGTCCTTAACTCCACGCCCTTCATCGTTCACGGCCCCGCCGGTTTCATCGCATTCCACAGCGGACAGCCCGGCTGGATATCAACGGATGGCGTGAATTGGACCGAAGCGGGACTGACCGCCAGCGATGGTGGCTCCTGGCAAAAATATGCCGCCATCGGCGACACCCAGATCGCGATTCGCGATGTGACCGTTCCATTAAACCCCATCAAACGATCACTGGATGCCGGCAAGACCTGGAGCTTTTCCTCTCCGCCTTATGCACACCCCGTGATGACCCGGGACGTTTACTCCACGGGCTCGTCCTTCGTGCTGCGCGATTCCAACGGAAAACTCTACCGCTCCAACGACGGCACCGCCTGGACCTCGGTCCCGGTGGTCGCTGAAGGCACCAACATCGCCGTGACCCAGCTTATCACCCGCGCCAATCTGTGGCATGCCGTGGCCAACAACGGCTACATGTATCGCTCCACCGACGACGGAGTTTCTTGGAACCGGTATCTGGTCTCCGCTACCCCCGGGGTAAACCTGGTCGAGATTCACTTCTCGGGTTTGCACTACCTCGCGGTGGCCTATGCCTCGTCATCGGCGGTTCCGCCGGTCTTCCGGTCTGACGATGGCGTCACCTGGACGCCCACCACACTCCCCGCAACCGTGACATTTAGCAGCCGGCGCAGTGCCGGCCTCGGCCAGTTCGTCATCATCCAAGGTATCAAGACCTACCTGTCCAACAATGGGACCGATTGGACCGCGGCCGCTTCATCTCCTGTGGTGGATGGCCTCGCCTATCCGGCCAGCGATGCCTTTTACCTGCTTAACAATGGCAGCCTGTATCGCTCCGTAAACGCGGACGGATGGACCCTCATCCGCACCGGGGTGACCGGAGGGCTGGTTGAACTGAACGGTGTTCTCCATGCCTTTGGCGGCACCGCCACTACTCCGCTTTATTTCGCGGACGCTGCCATTCAGGCCGTGCAGGTTTCCTCAGGCACCTACGGCATCGGCGATACACTCACCGCCCAGGTCACCATCGCCAACCTCGGCGCGACTCTGCTGCCCGAAATGGACGCGGAACTCTATCTCTCGCGTGACACCTTCCACGGTAACGGGGACGACATTCGGCTTGGCGCACTCACGATAGCTGCAGCCAGTCTGCCCCCACCGGGAGAGACCCGTATCATCGCACTCTCCCTCGTCCTGCCGCCCAACTTGGAAGGCGGGGAGTTTTATACTGGCATTCGTCTTGATCCCGCCGGACGGGTTGGAGAGTTCAGCAAGTCCAATAACCGCCGCTTCACGACCACGTCGCCCATCAACGTCCCCGAATGGACGCTCGATCTGGAAACAACTGGAAACGGAGGCGTGGCCCAAAGCGTCTCGGCCGTGCGTTATGTGCACGGCTCGACCGTGACTCTCTCGCCCAGCGCGGGTAAAAACGCCTCGTTTGCCGGCTGGTCGGGTAGCGAGTCAAGCGACCGGCCCGACCTCACTCTGACCATGCGCGACAACAAGGTGCTGACCGCGTCATTTGCGGAGATGCGCCAACTTTCGGTTACCGTGCGGGGCGCCGGCGCTGTTCAACTGGATCAAGCTGGCGGACGTTACGCGCAAGGTGCCCAAGCCACGCTACAGGCCATCCCCTCGGCGGGCTGGCGCTTTGTCGAATGGCAGGAAGACCTTGCCGGTGGCACCCCCACCCGCACGCTTTTGATGAACACGGATCGCGCCGTCGTCGCCAAATTCGACTACCCTCTAGAAAACTGGAAGGCCGTCCATTTCACCCCGACTGAACTTGCCGATCCTGCAATCTCGGGCGACGACGCCAGACCCGATCCCCATGGCATCTCCAATCTGATGTCCTACCTCTCGGGCCGTGCACCGCGTTCCAACGAACCGTTCAACACCGCGCCCGAAGTGCAGGGCTCAACTCTGTTCTACCGCTATACACGCAACACCGGAGCCGTGGGCTCCAGCCTGATTGCCGAAGTATCCACTGATTTGGTCAACTGGACGGTTTCGCTGAGTGAACGAGTGATCGATGAAAGCCAAGGTGTGGAAACCGTGGAGGTGGTCGTTCCGCGTGAAAGCCGGCCCCGCCTTTTTATCCGCCTTCGCTCCGTGCCCAATCCCTAATCTCAAAGCCTGATAACCCGACCAACAAAAAGGCCGGCCCCTTTCGCGGGCCGGCCTTTTGCAGCAACAATCAATCCACGCCGCAAGCTCAGCTCAGGCTCTGCACGGCGGTCACCACGGCTTCGGTGGTGATACCGAGTTCCTTGAAGACGGTCGCGCCCGGAGCGCTCATGCCGAAGCGGTCGATGCCGATCACCTTGCCGTCGAGACCAACGTATTGATACCAGAGACCGGTGACGCCGGCCTCGATCGCGACGCGTTTGCGCACGGCGGTCGGGAGGATGGCCTCGCGGTATTCGGCGGGCTGGCGATTAAAGCGCTCGAAGCACGGCATCGAGACGACGCGGGTGCCTTCGCCGAGGATCTTGGCGGCGTTGACGGCGTATTGGAGTTCGCTGCCGCTGGCCATGAGGATGGTCGTGAGCGGGGCGGTCTCCTGCACAGCGACGTATCCACCTTTCAATACACCGGCGCGGCGGATGTGCGGAGGGATGTCGTTGAGGAGGGGGATCGCCTGGCGCGTAAGCGAGAGGAGCGTCGGGCCATCGGTGCGCTCGAGGGCGGCGGCGTAGGCACCGGCGGCCTCTTCGGGATCGCCGGGGCGGATGACGTCGAAGCCGGGGATGACGCGCAGGCCGGAGACAGTTTCGACGGGCTGGTGGGTCGGGCCGTCTTCACCTACGCCGACGGAGTCGTGGGTGTAGATGTAGAGGACGGGCAGCTTGGAGAGCGAAGCGAGGCGCATCGCGGGGCGGGAGTAGTCGGCGAACACGAGGAACGTGGCGACCGAGGGACGGAAAATGCCGTCGTAGGCGATGCCGTTGGCGATTGAAGCCATGGCGTGTTCGCGGATGCCGAAGCGGATGTTGCGACCGGCGCGGTTGGTCTCATCGAAGTCCTTGTCGGAGGCGATGTAGTTCAGCGTGGAACCGTAGAGGTCGGCGCTGCCACCGATGAGCAGCGGGAGCTCGGCGGCGACGGCTTGCAGGATTTGCTGGCCGGCGGCGCGGGTGGCGAGCTTGGCATCGGCCGGGAAGAGCGGGGTCTTCTCGAGGAGGTGCGCGGCGCTGATGCGGGCGTTGCGGCTGTCGAGGAGCGCGGCCTTCTCAGGGTTGGCGGCTTTCCAAGCTTCGAAGGTCTTGACCCACTTCTTGTAGTTACGGACGAGCTTCTTCTTGTGGCCGGCGAAATAGGCGCGGACGTCGTCGCTGACGAAGAAATGCTGGTCGGCGGGCAGACCGAGACCGGAGCGGGCGCCGTCGGAGAACTTTGCGCCACCTTCGCCGTGGCCCTTGGCGGTGCCGGCGACTTCGGGGATGCCCTTGGCGATGGTGGTCTTGGCGATGATGAGCTGGGGCTTGCCGGTGGCCTTCTTGGCTTTGTTGAAGGCTTTCAACACCGCATTGAGATCGTGGCCGTCGATGGTCTGGACGTCCCAGCCGAGGGCTTTGAAGCGCTTGGCGTCATCGCCGCCCTGTGACTTGTTGGCCATGGCGTCGAGGGTGACGTCGTTGGAGTCGTAGATGAGGATGAGGTTGTCGAGTTTCTGGTGGGCGGCGAAGGAGATCGCCTCGAGGGCGACGCCCTCCTGCATGCAACCGTCACCGGCGAGGGCGACGACATGGTTGTCGAAAATGGTGTGCTCCGCGGTGTTGAAACGGGCGGCGGCGGCGGCTTGCGAGAGGGCGAGGCCGGTGGCGTTGGCGATACCCTGGCCGAGGGGACCGGTGGTGCACTCGATGCCGGGGGTCTCGTGGAACTCGGGGTGGCCGGGGGTCTTGCTGTGAAGGGCGCGGAAGTTCTTCAGGTCTTCGAGCGAGAGATCAAAGCCGCTCAGATGGAGCCAGCTGTAGATGAACATCGAACCGTGGCCGGCCGAGAGCACGAAACGGTCGCGATTGAGCCAACGGGGAGCGTCGGGGTTGAACGCAAGGACGTTGCCGAAGAGGACGGCGCCGATCTCGGCGCAGCCGAGCGGAAGGCCGAGGTGGCCGGAGTTGCACTTATGGACGGCGTCGATGGCGAGGCCGCGGGCCTGGTTGGCAGCGAGGGACAGGATGTCGGTCTGGAGTGGCATGGTGTGAAAGGGATGCGGTTCGTGAAATGAAGGATTAAGAATTAGCCATTCTCATGAGCGTGGGGGAAGTCCAAAGGGCATGAAAAAAGCGAGTCTGGAAGACTCGCTTGATTCATACAGCAAAAGGAACTGAAAACAGTTACTTGGTGGCGACGGGCTTCTCGCGCTTCTGGACCTTGACGGCGACGGCGGCTTTGCCGAGACGGTCGCGGAGGTAGTAGAGGCGGGCGCGCATGGGCTCGGAGGTCTGCTCGATCTCGATCTTCTCGATGTTCGGGGAGCTGCTGGGGAAAACGCGCTCGACGCCCTCGCCGTAGCTGATGCGACGGACCGTGAATGTCTCGTGGATGCCAGAGCCTTTGATGGCGATGACGATGCCGGCGAAAATCTGCACGCGCTCTTTATCACCTTCGCGCACTTTGGTGTGCACTTTGACGCCGTCGCCCACCTTGAAGGGAGGGAGGTCTTTTTTGACCTGGCTGGCGGTGATTTCTCTGATGATCGGGTTGCTCATGACGGTTAAATGTTAAGTTATTTAAGTAAATCGGGTCGGACTAGGCGGGTTTTCTCAATACGTTGTGCGTTTCGCCACTCTTCGATCTTGGCATGGTCGCCGGAAAGGAGGACATCCGGCACGGACATGCCGCGGAATTCGGCGGGACGCGTGTATTGAGGAAAGTCGAGCAACTTGCCGGTGAAGGATTCGTGCGTCAATGACTTTTCTTCCCCGAGCACACCGGGAATCAAACGCGCGAGTGCATCGATGACCACGGCGGCCGGGAGCGTGCCGTTCGTGAGCACATAATCCCCGATGCTGATCTCCTGATCGATGACCTTTTCGCGGATGCGTTGATCGATGCCCTCATAATGTCCGCTGAGAAGAATCAAGTGCGTCTCCTGCGCCAGTTCGCCGGCGATTTTTTGCGAATAAGGCGTGCCGTCCGGCGTCAGATAAATGCGGCGGCAACCGGGAGTCTGGAGTTGCTCGATGGCCGCGAAGACGGGCTCGGGCTTCATGACCATGCCGGCACCACCGCCAAAGGGACGGTCATCGGCATTCTTGTGTTTGCTGGTCGCCCAATCGCGGACGTCGTGAACTTTGACGGTCAGCAGGCCGCTTTCGATGCCCTTACCCAAGATGCTCTCGACCAAAAAGCCGTCGAGCATACGCGGAAACAGCGTAAGAACATCGATATGGAGAGGCATGAGAGGAAGCGGGAGAAAGCGGCGGAGAATGGCAAAAAAAATCGCCCGAGCCGTGAAGGCCGGGCGATTCAGAAGCGATTTAAGCCGGAAGCTTAGGCGACGGGGGTCGCAGCGGCGGCCTTGCGGGCCTTCTTAATCAGGGACAGAGCGGTGTCCGTGGGGGTCGCACCCTTGCTAATCCAATACTCGGCGCGCTCGACATTTAAGGTCAGGGCGTCGGCACGGTTGGAGCGGGGGTTATGGGTGCCGAGGAGCTCGACAGCAGCGCCATCACGACGCGAACGGGCTTCGGCGACGACCACGTGATAAATCGGGTTGTGCGTGGAGCCGATGCGGGAGAGACGAATTTTGAGTGCCATGTGAAAAGGTGTGCTGACAGGTTCTTTAGTTGAAAAGCCGTGGAATCCACCGAACGGGCCGAGCGATGTCAAGCAGCCATTTCCCGTGATAATCTCGCGATACGGGCAAACAGACCTTGACCCCTCCCCCACCCGGTCTGAACGTGCGCCCTCTTATGCTCAAAGCTGGCATCGTCGGACTCCCGAATGTGGGCAAGTCCACTCTCTTCAACGCACTCACCCGCTCCCGCAAGGCAGAAGCGGCCAACTATCCGTTCTGCACCATCGACCCGAACGTGGGCGTGGTGGTCGTGCCGGATGAGCGTGCCTATGTATTGAAGGGAATCGCCAAGACCAACGTCGTCGTCCCCGCCGCCATCGAATTCGTCGATATCGCGGGTCTCGTCGCCGGCGCCAGCAAGGGCGAAGGCCTGGGTAACAAGTTCCTCGCCAACATTCGCGAGACCGATGCGATCGTGCACGTCGTGCGTTGCTTCGTGGACG
This portion of the Rariglobus hedericola genome encodes:
- the tkt gene encoding transketolase; the protein is MPLQTDILSLAANQARGLAIDAVHKCNSGHLGLPLGCAEIGAVLFGNVLAFNPDAPRWLNRDRFVLSAGHGSMFIYSWLHLSGFDLSLEDLKNFRALHSKTPGHPEFHETPGIECTTGPLGQGIANATGLALSQAAAAARFNTAEHTIFDNHVVALAGDGCMQEGVALEAISFAAHQKLDNLILIYDSNDVTLDAMANKSQGGDDAKRFKALGWDVQTIDGHDLNAVLKAFNKAKKATGKPQLIIAKTTIAKGIPEVAGTAKGHGEGGAKFSDGARSGLGLPADQHFFVSDDVRAYFAGHKKKLVRNYKKWVKTFEAWKAANPEKAALLDSRNARISAAHLLEKTPLFPADAKLATRAAGQQILQAVAAELPLLIGGSADLYGSTLNYIASDKDFDETNRAGRNIRFGIREHAMASIANGIAYDGIFRPSVATFLVFADYSRPAMRLASLSKLPVLYIYTHDSVGVGEDGPTHQPVETVSGLRVIPGFDVIRPGDPEEAAGAYAAALERTDGPTLLSLTRQAIPLLNDIPPHIRRAGVLKGGYVAVQETAPLTTILMASGSELQYAVNAAKILGEGTRVVSMPCFERFNRQPAEYREAILPTAVRKRVAIEAGVTGLWYQYVGLDGKVIGIDRFGMSAPGATVFKELGITTEAVVTAVQSLS
- the rplS gene encoding 50S ribosomal protein L19, which codes for MSNPIIREITASQVKKDLPPFKVGDGVKVHTKVREGDKERVQIFAGIVIAIKGSGIHETFTVRRISYGEGVERVFPSSSPNIEKIEIEQTSEPMRARLYYLRDRLGKAAVAVKVQKREKPVATK
- the trmD gene encoding tRNA (guanosine(37)-N1)-methyltransferase TrmD; its protein translation is MPLHIDVLTLFPRMLDGFLVESILGKGIESGLLTVKVHDVRDWATSKHKNADDRPFGGGAGMVMKPEPVFAAIEQLQTPGCRRIYLTPDGTPYSQKIAGELAQETHLILLSGHYEGIDQRIREKVIDQEISIGDYVLTNGTLPAAVVIDALARLIPGVLGEEKSLTHESFTGKLLDFPQYTRPAEFRGMSVPDVLLSGDHAKIEEWRNAQRIEKTRLVRPDLLK
- the rpsP gene encoding 30S ribosomal protein S16, with amino-acid sequence MALKIRLSRIGSTHNPIYHVVVAEARSRRDGAAVELLGTHNPRSNRADALTLNVERAEYWISKGATPTDTALSLIKKARKAAAATPVA